In one Shewanella loihica PV-4 genomic region, the following are encoded:
- a CDS encoding AraC family transcriptional regulator → MTSDLDFHLFCPKGALSDLVQGIWSVSRPAEADELHAWLHSDAASGLLINLGAPLGYDEQEVPAGVYLLPVNKQTTRVTLPPGALAVGVRFLPGAGRAWMMERFAFEQGREAITPLTYHAELMALAASLRACRGHRQRLSLTYRWLRANQTLNQPLPRVINEVLQALDRPDADMTAFENGVMSQRQIERYFRRYLEMTPKYYQRLMRARQTLQALKLSPLAPLADIALELGFADQAHMTRELKQLIKITPKRYRQLLTQGAG, encoded by the coding sequence GTGACCAGCGACTTAGACTTTCACCTCTTCTGCCCTAAGGGCGCGCTGTCTGACTTAGTTCAGGGGATCTGGTCAGTCTCGCGCCCGGCAGAGGCCGATGAGTTGCATGCCTGGCTCCATAGCGATGCGGCCAGCGGCCTGCTGATTAATCTCGGTGCGCCGCTGGGTTATGACGAGCAGGAGGTGCCTGCCGGAGTCTATCTCCTGCCCGTCAACAAGCAGACCACCAGGGTGACGCTGCCGCCTGGCGCCTTGGCCGTTGGCGTGCGTTTCCTGCCCGGCGCTGGGCGGGCCTGGATGATGGAGCGTTTCGCCTTCGAGCAGGGAAGGGAGGCCATTACGCCGCTCACTTATCATGCAGAACTCATGGCCTTGGCGGCATCGCTGCGCGCATGTCGTGGCCATCGTCAGCGGTTAAGCCTGACTTATCGTTGGCTGCGAGCCAACCAGACGCTAAACCAGCCATTGCCACGAGTGATCAACGAGGTATTGCAGGCGCTAGACAGGCCCGATGCCGACATGACGGCCTTTGAGAATGGGGTCATGAGTCAGCGCCAGATAGAGAGGTATTTTCGCCGTTATCTCGAGATGACGCCCAAATATTATCAGCGGCTGATGCGGGCGAGGCAGACCCTGCAGGCCTTGAAACTCTCTCCCCTGGCGCCCCTTGCCGATATCGCCTTGGAGCTTGGCTTTGCCGATCAGGCCCATATGACCCGGGAGCTGAAACAGCTGATTAAGATCACCCCCAAGCGTTATCGCCAGTTGCTGACTCAAGGCGCCGGTTAA